In Listeria monocytogenes, the following proteins share a genomic window:
- the mutS gene encoding DNA mismatch repair protein MutS — translation MTEYTPMIKQYLEIKDKYQDAFLFFRLGDFYEMFFEDALNASQILEITLTGREGGTKEKIPMCGVPYHSASGYIDTLIEKGYKVAICEQVEDPKTTKGMVKREVVQLISPGTVMDERGLKAKENNYIASLYCYEGKEYGFAYSDLSTGELKSTVIEASEDRLINELTTLSTRELIVSASEKEVLSDVMKEQLGLTFSVHEEDTIPLENEKLVTRHMSLSEKRAIGKLLHYLKETQKRDLGHLQQAVHYETSNYMKMDYYSKRNLELAESIRGKGRQGTLLWLLDNTQTAMGGRMLKQWIDRPLIDRNKIIERQNDVSELMANFFERLELVENLKNVYDLERLAGRVAYGNVNARDLIQLRNSLYQIPRIRATLLSMNSKSLTELANQLDPCEELTEKLEEAIMDSAPISIREGGIIKDGYNSQLDTYRDASRNGKTWIAELERKERELTGIKTMKVGFNRVFGYYIEVTRANTHLLPEGRYERKQTLTNAERYITPELKEKEKLILDAEEKSMELEYQLFTEVRELVKDYIERLQKLAKSVSEIDCLQSFADISEKNHFIRPTLSEDGSLHVKQGRHPVVEKVMGAQSYVANDCDLDRNREILLITGPNMSGKSTYMRQVALTAICAQVGCFVPAEEATLPIFDQIFTRIGAADDLIAGQSTFMVEMLEARNAIVHATKDSLILFDEIGRGTATYDGMALAQAIIEYIHENVHAKTLFSTHYHELTDLEKELHGLQNIHVSAVEENGKVVFLHKIKEGPADKSYGIHVAELAELPKSLIERASRILEQLENDDKKIVITNDKQPEEIHEEVQLSMFPVEPEKKASSKETKLLKEIASMNIMQMTPMDAMNKLYELQSKIH, via the coding sequence ATGACAGAATATACACCAATGATTAAGCAATACTTGGAAATCAAAGACAAATATCAAGATGCTTTCTTATTTTTCCGTTTAGGAGATTTTTATGAAATGTTTTTTGAGGATGCACTGAATGCTTCTCAAATTTTAGAAATTACATTAACTGGTCGTGAAGGTGGTACTAAAGAAAAAATACCAATGTGCGGTGTTCCTTATCATTCCGCTAGTGGTTATATTGATACGTTAATTGAAAAAGGTTATAAAGTAGCTATTTGTGAACAAGTAGAAGATCCTAAGACAACCAAAGGCATGGTGAAACGCGAAGTAGTCCAATTAATTTCACCAGGAACGGTCATGGACGAACGTGGCTTAAAAGCGAAAGAAAATAACTATATTGCCTCCCTTTATTGTTATGAGGGCAAAGAGTATGGTTTTGCATACTCAGACTTATCAACAGGAGAATTAAAATCAACCGTTATTGAGGCAAGTGAAGATCGACTAATTAATGAATTAACAACACTTTCAACGAGAGAATTGATTGTTTCCGCGTCAGAAAAAGAAGTGCTTTCAGATGTAATGAAAGAGCAACTTGGTTTAACTTTTTCTGTGCATGAAGAAGATACCATTCCTCTAGAAAACGAAAAATTAGTAACCCGCCATATGTCTCTATCAGAAAAGCGAGCTATCGGCAAGTTACTACATTATTTAAAAGAAACACAAAAGCGGGATTTGGGTCATTTGCAACAAGCGGTTCACTATGAAACGAGTAATTATATGAAAATGGACTACTATTCTAAACGTAATTTAGAATTAGCAGAGTCTATCCGCGGAAAAGGACGCCAAGGCACTTTGCTTTGGTTGTTAGACAATACGCAAACGGCTATGGGTGGAAGAATGCTCAAACAGTGGATTGATCGTCCATTAATCGATCGTAATAAAATTATCGAACGTCAAAATGATGTCAGTGAACTAATGGCGAATTTTTTCGAACGTCTTGAATTAGTAGAAAACTTGAAAAATGTATATGATTTAGAGCGTTTAGCTGGTCGTGTTGCATACGGAAATGTGAACGCACGTGATTTAATTCAGCTGCGCAATTCGTTGTATCAAATTCCTCGTATTCGTGCGACGCTATTATCAATGAATAGCAAAAGCCTAACAGAGCTTGCTAACCAATTAGATCCGTGCGAAGAATTAACGGAAAAATTGGAAGAAGCAATTATGGATTCTGCCCCTATTTCGATTCGGGAAGGCGGGATTATTAAAGATGGTTATAACAGTCAATTAGATACGTATCGTGATGCAAGCCGTAATGGGAAAACATGGATTGCTGAGTTAGAACGTAAAGAACGTGAACTAACAGGGATTAAAACGATGAAGGTAGGCTTTAACCGCGTTTTCGGCTATTATATTGAAGTTACCCGAGCTAACACACATTTGCTCCCAGAAGGCCGCTACGAGCGTAAGCAGACACTAACGAATGCGGAACGTTATATCACTCCTGAACTAAAAGAAAAAGAAAAACTCATTTTAGATGCAGAAGAAAAAAGCATGGAACTTGAATATCAATTATTTACAGAAGTGCGTGAACTAGTAAAAGACTACATAGAACGTTTGCAAAAACTCGCGAAGTCTGTAAGTGAAATCGACTGCCTTCAAAGTTTTGCGGATATTAGTGAGAAAAACCATTTTATTCGCCCAACTCTAAGCGAAGATGGTTCTTTGCACGTAAAACAAGGTCGTCACCCAGTTGTAGAAAAAGTGATGGGCGCGCAAAGTTATGTAGCGAATGACTGTGATTTAGATCGCAATCGAGAAATTTTGCTTATAACGGGTCCTAACATGTCGGGTAAAAGTACGTATATGCGCCAAGTAGCACTAACGGCGATTTGTGCACAAGTTGGTTGTTTTGTACCTGCAGAAGAAGCGACGTTACCAATTTTCGATCAAATTTTCACTAGAATTGGTGCAGCAGATGATTTAATTGCTGGCCAAAGTACGTTCATGGTAGAGATGTTAGAAGCAAGGAATGCCATCGTCCACGCAACAAAAGATAGTTTGATTTTATTTGATGAAATTGGTCGTGGAACTGCCACTTATGACGGAATGGCGCTTGCCCAAGCGATTATCGAGTATATCCATGAGAATGTACATGCCAAAACACTTTTCTCCACACATTACCATGAATTAACAGACCTCGAAAAAGAATTACATGGTTTACAAAATATTCATGTCAGTGCTGTGGAAGAAAATGGAAAAGTAGTGTTCCTCCACAAAATTAAAGAAGGACCAGCAGATAAAAGTTATGGTATTCATGTGGCAGAATTAGCTGAACTACCAAAATCTCTAATTGAGCGAGCAAGTCGTATTTTAGAACAACTGGAAAACGACGATAAGAAAATTGTTATTACTAATGACAAACAGCCAGAAGAAATCCATGAGGAAGTGCAACTATCCATGTTCCCGGTAGAGCCGGAGAAAAAAGCTTCTTCTAAAGAAACAAAATTATTAAAAGAAATTGCTTCCATGAACATCATGCAGATGACACCAATGGATGCGATGAACAAATTATACGAACTCCAAAGCAAAATCCATTAA
- the pflB gene encoding formate C-acetyltransferase → MTEQWYEFAGGNWQQEVDVRDFILKNYRLYDGDDTFLVGPTEATTKLWDQVMDLTKKERENGGVLDMDTKIVSTITSHDPGYLNKDLEKVVGVQTDVPFKRALQPFGGIRMAEVAAESYGFKVDEEISHIFSEYRKTHNQGVFDAYTAEMRAARKSGVITGLPDAYGRGRIIGDYRRVALYGVDFLIKQKKQDLNNTGLRTMSDDVIRQREELNEQIRALGELKVLGEKHGFDLGRPAKTAQEAFQWLYLGYLAAIKEQNGAAMSLGRTSTFLDIYVERDLRNGLITEEEAQEIVDHFIMKLRLVKFARTPDYNELFSGDPTWVTESIGGITEEGVPLVTKNSFRFLHTLDNLGPAPEPNLTVLWSTHLPSGFKKFCAKMSIKTSAIQYENDDVMRPKWGDDYAIACCVSAMRVGKQMQFFGARANLAKTLLYAINGGVDEKSKAQVGPAYRPVEGDVLDYKEVMEKYDAMMEWIAELYLNTLNVIHYMHDKYAYERIEMALHDTEVLRTMATGIAGLSVAADSLSAIKYATVRPIRDEDGIVVDYEIEGDYPKYGNNDDRVDEIAVELLKTFMTKVRKHKTYRDAVHTTSVLTITSNVVYGKKTGNTPDGRRAGEPFAPGANPMHGRDTKGALASLSSVAKLPYEYGQDGISNTFSIVPKALGREDESQINNLVAMLDGYSTKMGHHLNINVFNRDTLLDAMDHPEEYPQLTIRVSGYAVNFIKLTREQQLDVIHRTMHESM, encoded by the coding sequence ATGACTGAACAATGGTATGAATTCGCAGGTGGTAACTGGCAACAAGAAGTAGATGTACGTGACTTTATCTTAAAAAACTATCGCTTATATGACGGTGACGACACTTTCTTAGTTGGCCCAACCGAAGCAACTACAAAACTTTGGGATCAAGTAATGGACTTAACTAAAAAAGAACGTGAAAACGGTGGCGTACTGGATATGGATACCAAAATCGTTTCAACCATCACTTCACATGACCCAGGTTACTTAAATAAAGATTTAGAAAAAGTTGTCGGTGTTCAAACTGACGTACCTTTCAAACGCGCTTTACAACCATTCGGCGGAATCCGTATGGCAGAAGTTGCAGCTGAATCTTATGGTTTTAAAGTAGACGAAGAAATTAGCCATATTTTTTCTGAATACCGTAAAACACATAACCAAGGTGTATTTGATGCTTATACTGCTGAAATGCGCGCAGCTCGTAAATCAGGCGTAATTACTGGTCTTCCAGATGCTTATGGCCGTGGCCGTATTATCGGTGACTACCGTCGTGTAGCACTTTACGGAGTAGACTTCTTAATCAAACAAAAGAAACAAGATTTAAACAATACAGGTTTACGTACAATGAGCGATGACGTTATCCGTCAACGTGAAGAACTTAACGAACAAATTCGTGCTCTTGGCGAATTAAAAGTACTAGGCGAAAAACATGGTTTCGATCTTGGTCGCCCAGCTAAAACTGCTCAAGAAGCTTTCCAATGGTTATACCTTGGTTACCTAGCTGCTATTAAAGAACAAAATGGTGCTGCAATGAGTTTAGGACGTACATCTACATTCCTTGATATTTATGTAGAACGTGACCTACGCAATGGCCTAATTACTGAAGAAGAAGCACAAGAAATTGTTGACCACTTCATCATGAAATTGCGTCTTGTAAAATTTGCTCGTACACCAGATTACAATGAATTATTCTCTGGAGATCCAACTTGGGTTACTGAATCCATCGGTGGTATTACGGAAGAAGGCGTTCCACTTGTAACGAAAAACTCATTCCGTTTCTTACACACTTTAGATAATTTAGGACCTGCTCCAGAACCAAACTTAACAGTACTTTGGTCCACTCATTTACCATCAGGATTCAAGAAATTCTGTGCTAAAATGTCTATCAAAACATCTGCTATTCAATACGAAAATGACGATGTTATGCGCCCTAAATGGGGAGATGACTATGCAATCGCATGTTGTGTATCTGCAATGCGCGTTGGTAAACAAATGCAATTCTTTGGTGCTCGTGCCAACCTTGCTAAAACACTTCTTTACGCAATCAATGGTGGTGTCGATGAAAAATCCAAAGCACAAGTTGGACCTGCTTATCGTCCAGTTGAAGGAGACGTATTAGACTACAAAGAAGTAATGGAAAAATATGATGCAATGATGGAATGGATTGCAGAACTTTACCTTAATACATTAAATGTTATCCACTATATGCATGATAAATACGCTTACGAACGCATCGAAATGGCTTTACATGATACAGAAGTATTACGTACTATGGCAACTGGTATCGCTGGACTTTCTGTTGCAGCTGACTCCTTATCTGCTATTAAATATGCTACTGTTCGTCCAATTCGTGACGAAGATGGCATCGTGGTTGATTATGAAATCGAAGGCGACTATCCTAAATACGGAAACAATGATGACCGTGTAGATGAAATCGCAGTTGAACTTCTAAAAACATTCATGACTAAAGTTAGAAAACATAAAACTTACCGTGATGCAGTTCACACAACTTCTGTTCTTACAATCACTTCTAACGTGGTTTATGGTAAGAAAACTGGTAACACTCCAGACGGACGTCGTGCAGGAGAACCATTTGCACCAGGTGCGAACCCAATGCATGGTCGTGATACAAAAGGTGCTTTAGCTTCTCTATCTTCTGTTGCTAAACTTCCTTACGAATATGGTCAAGATGGTATTTCTAACACATTCTCTATCGTACCAAAAGCTTTAGGTCGCGAAGACGAATCTCAAATCAACAACCTAGTTGCAATGCTAGATGGTTATTCTACAAAAATGGGACATCACTTAAACATCAACGTATTCAATCGTGATACATTACTTGATGCGATGGATCACCCAGAAGAGTATCCACAATTAACAATCCGTGTATCCGGATATGCAGTTAACTTCATCAAATTAACTCGTGAACAACAATTAGATGTTATTCACCGTACAATGCACGAATCCATGTAA
- a CDS encoding PadR family transcriptional regulator: protein MIPNVLEYTLLQMIAREASSGYELANRLRIMQNTHHSQIYPSLSKLEKAGFLVVHKHSQDKKPDKKVYTITQTGLDSLLEWSETPLKIPVTRDEFTTKVQLDWLNNARTKGLIQERESYLKEQLGLIEETLDHFAKLFDLKTKQDKLKNMSYQVYARRLDLIHTELKWCEEMYKIL, encoded by the coding sequence ATGATACCAAATGTCTTAGAATATACGTTATTACAAATGATTGCTCGTGAAGCATCTAGTGGTTATGAACTCGCAAACAGGCTTCGAATAATGCAAAATACACATCATAGCCAAATTTATCCTTCTTTATCTAAGTTAGAAAAAGCAGGTTTTTTAGTTGTCCATAAGCATTCTCAAGATAAAAAGCCTGATAAAAAAGTCTACACTATCACACAAACTGGTTTAGACTCCCTGCTTGAATGGTCTGAAACACCACTTAAAATCCCTGTCACACGAGATGAATTTACAACAAAAGTACAGCTCGACTGGCTAAACAATGCCAGAACCAAAGGGCTTATTCAAGAAAGAGAAAGCTATTTAAAAGAACAATTAGGTTTAATTGAAGAAACACTGGATCATTTCGCTAAATTATTTGACCTAAAAACCAAACAAGACAAGCTAAAAAACATGTCTTATCAAGTCTATGCAAGACGATTAGATTTGATTCATACCGAATTAAAATGGTGTGAGGAAATGTATAAAATACTATAA
- a CDS encoding GNAT family N-acetyltransferase, producing the protein MSEWKILPMQKEHYPGVAAVHQEGIETGNATFQEKTLSLEAFDEKYLKTCRLVVVMNGEVIGWAALLPFSSMHAYRGVAELSIYIAKSARGKGIGKALMHEIIQTSEQNGFWTLQSLIFPENKASIALHHTYGFQTLCIHEKLGEMNGIFRDVALLERRSNRNGE; encoded by the coding sequence TTGAGTGAGTGGAAAATTTTGCCGATGCAAAAAGAACACTATCCGGGAGTAGCCGCAGTTCATCAAGAGGGCATTGAAACAGGAAATGCTACTTTTCAAGAGAAGACACTATCTTTAGAAGCGTTTGATGAGAAGTACTTGAAGACTTGTCGATTAGTTGTCGTTATGAACGGCGAAGTGATTGGCTGGGCGGCGCTGCTACCATTTTCAAGTATGCATGCTTATCGAGGAGTCGCTGAATTAAGCATTTATATAGCAAAAAGTGCCCGTGGAAAAGGCATTGGAAAAGCACTTATGCATGAAATTATCCAGACAAGCGAGCAGAATGGTTTTTGGACTTTGCAATCATTGATTTTTCCAGAAAATAAAGCTAGCATTGCGCTTCACCATACATACGGTTTTCAAACTTTATGCATTCATGAAAAATTAGGTGAAATGAACGGGATATTTCGCGATGTTGCATTATTAGAACGTAGAAGTAATAGAAACGGAGAATAA
- the mutL gene encoding DNA mismatch repair endonuclease MutL: protein MAKHIVELTDALSNKIAAGEVVERPASVVKELVENAIDAGSTVIDILVEEAGLNKITIIDNGSGIEEEDVATAFLRHATSKIKNEADLFRVHTLGFRGEALPSIASVSHLSMETSTGETKGTTITLEGGKIIEQKSGHARKGTQIEVSQLFFNTPARLKYLKSLPTELGNITDILNRLALAHPDISFRFSHNGKPLLQTNGNGDLRQVIAAIYGVSIARKSIPVKAESLDFKISGYAVLPEVNRSNRNYISTIINGRFIKNFALVKAIQEGYHTLLPIGRFPIIVLQIEMDPIIVDVNVHPAKLEVRLSKEKELGQLISQMIKEAFHKLQLIPDGEISKKQKEVQKSEQIQMSFEENKPQKETPTLFSKSSIPEYVPSDLDAPREDDFILETMPSYEPEQEVEHAEQPKERIPKMYPIGQMHATYIFAQNENGLYIIDQHAAQERIKYEFYREKIGEVSRELQELLVPIVLEFPADEYVRLEEQKAKLEEVGVFLENFGQNSFIIRAHPTWFPKDQEEEMLREIIDEALSAPSISIHKLREDTAIMMSCKKSIKANHYLTTQDMEALLDTLREASDPFTCPHGRPVIIQYSTYELEKMFKRVM, encoded by the coding sequence ATGGCTAAACATATTGTCGAATTAACGGATGCTTTATCCAATAAAATAGCTGCAGGAGAAGTGGTAGAACGCCCTGCTTCAGTTGTTAAAGAACTAGTAGAGAACGCCATTGATGCAGGTAGCACAGTCATTGACATTTTAGTGGAAGAAGCAGGCTTAAATAAAATTACAATTATAGATAACGGCAGTGGTATTGAAGAAGAAGATGTTGCAACAGCTTTTTTACGTCATGCTACAAGTAAAATTAAAAATGAAGCTGATTTGTTCCGGGTTCATACATTAGGTTTCCGCGGGGAGGCCCTTCCAAGTATCGCCTCAGTTTCTCACTTATCCATGGAAACTTCTACAGGAGAAACAAAAGGTACGACGATTACCTTAGAAGGCGGGAAAATCATTGAGCAAAAAAGTGGTCACGCTAGAAAAGGAACACAAATCGAAGTATCGCAATTATTCTTTAATACACCAGCGAGGTTAAAATATTTAAAAAGTTTACCTACTGAACTTGGGAATATTACGGATATTTTAAACCGATTAGCTTTGGCTCATCCAGATATTAGTTTCCGTTTCTCACATAACGGCAAACCCTTATTACAAACAAATGGAAATGGGGACTTGCGCCAAGTGATTGCCGCTATTTACGGTGTTTCTATCGCTAGAAAATCAATACCGGTCAAGGCAGAGTCACTTGATTTTAAGATTTCCGGTTATGCGGTATTACCAGAAGTAAATCGCTCTAACCGCAACTATATTTCCACGATTATTAATGGTCGTTTTATTAAAAATTTCGCGCTTGTAAAAGCAATTCAAGAAGGTTACCATACACTTTTACCAATTGGCCGTTTTCCAATCATTGTTTTACAAATCGAAATGGATCCCATTATTGTAGATGTCAACGTGCATCCTGCTAAATTAGAAGTTCGTCTAAGCAAAGAAAAAGAACTAGGACAACTAATTAGCCAAATGATTAAAGAGGCTTTTCATAAGTTACAATTAATTCCAGACGGAGAAATTTCTAAAAAGCAAAAAGAAGTTCAAAAATCAGAACAAATCCAAATGTCTTTTGAGGAAAACAAACCACAAAAAGAAACGCCAACACTTTTTTCGAAATCGAGTATTCCGGAATATGTTCCTTCTGATTTAGATGCTCCGCGGGAAGACGACTTTATTTTGGAAACAATGCCATCTTATGAGCCAGAACAAGAAGTAGAGCACGCAGAACAACCGAAAGAACGGATTCCTAAAATGTATCCAATCGGTCAAATGCATGCAACCTATATTTTTGCTCAAAATGAAAATGGTTTATATATTATTGATCAACATGCTGCTCAAGAACGGATTAAATATGAATTTTATCGCGAAAAAATTGGTGAAGTCAGCCGCGAGTTGCAAGAACTGCTTGTGCCAATTGTGCTAGAATTCCCAGCAGATGAGTATGTTCGTTTAGAAGAGCAAAAAGCTAAATTGGAAGAAGTAGGGGTGTTCTTAGAAAACTTCGGACAAAATAGTTTTATCATTCGTGCGCATCCAACCTGGTTTCCAAAAGATCAAGAAGAAGAGATGCTTCGGGAAATTATTGACGAAGCGTTATCTGCACCAAGCATTAGCATTCATAAATTAAGAGAAGATACAGCCATTATGATGAGCTGTAAAAAATCAATTAAAGCCAATCATTATTTGACAACACAAGATATGGAAGCATTACTCGATACACTAAGAGAGGCAAGCGATCCTTTCACTTGTCCCCATGGTCGTCCAGTAATCATTCAATATTCCACATACGAACTAGAAAAAATGTTCAAACGAGTGATGTAA
- a CDS encoding glycerol-3-phosphate responsive antiterminator — protein sequence MELPFSGQSIIPAAHNQRDMEKILELDLTYMVMLETHVAQLKSLVKYAQASGKKVLLHADLVNGLKNDDYAIDFLCTEIRPDGIISTRGNAIMKAKQHKMLAIQRLFMIDSSAYNKGVALIQKVQPDCIELLPGIIPEQVQKMTQKLHIPVIAGGLIETKEQVDQVIASGAIAVTTSNKHLW from the coding sequence TTGGAGTTACCATTTTCCGGTCAATCAATCATTCCAGCTGCACATAACCAGAGAGATATGGAGAAAATTTTAGAGCTTGACCTGACTTATATGGTGATGTTGGAAACACATGTTGCTCAATTAAAATCGCTCGTCAAATACGCACAAGCCAGCGGGAAAAAGGTTTTACTACATGCTGATTTAGTCAACGGATTAAAAAATGATGATTATGCTATTGATTTTTTGTGCACAGAAATTCGCCCGGATGGCATTATTTCTACGAGAGGAAATGCCATTATGAAAGCAAAACAGCACAAAATGCTTGCTATTCAACGGCTTTTCATGATTGATTCAAGTGCCTACAATAAAGGAGTGGCTTTGATTCAAAAAGTACAACCAGATTGCATTGAACTTTTACCAGGAATCATTCCGGAACAAGTTCAAAAAATGACACAAAAGCTTCATATTCCCGTGATTGCAGGCGGTTTAATTGAAACGAAAGAACAAGTGGATCAAGTAATTGCAAGCGGTGCTATCGCTGTTACAACATCTAACAAACATTTATGGTAA
- the pflA gene encoding pyruvate formate-lyase-activating protein yields MTEVLGRVHSVETMGTVDGPGIRFIVFMQGCLLRCQFCHNPDTWKIGTGTERSAQDVFNEAIKYKEFWDASGGGVTVSGGEPLLQVDFLIEFFTLCKAAGVHTTIDSCGGCFTRDPEFIEKLDRLMEVTDLILLDIKQINPEKHLKLTTKSNAPIIDFAHYLRDKEQPIWIRHVLIPTKTDDPEDLTKLHEFIQTLPNVKQVDVLPYHTMGVYKWKEMGIRYPLEGIEAPEEEVVALANKILETSSYK; encoded by the coding sequence ATGACAGAGGTTTTAGGAAGAGTTCATTCAGTAGAAACAATGGGAACAGTAGACGGTCCAGGTATCCGCTTTATTGTTTTTATGCAGGGGTGTTTACTTCGTTGCCAATTTTGTCATAATCCCGATACTTGGAAAATTGGTACAGGCACAGAACGTTCTGCTCAAGATGTATTCAACGAAGCGATTAAGTATAAAGAGTTTTGGGATGCATCTGGTGGCGGCGTGACAGTTAGTGGCGGTGAACCATTACTTCAAGTAGATTTCCTAATCGAGTTTTTCACGTTATGTAAAGCAGCAGGAGTGCACACAACTATTGACTCTTGTGGTGGTTGTTTCACACGTGATCCTGAATTTATCGAGAAATTGGATCGTTTGATGGAAGTAACAGATTTAATTTTACTGGATATTAAACAAATCAACCCAGAAAAGCATTTAAAACTAACAACGAAATCCAATGCACCAATAATCGATTTTGCTCATTATTTACGTGATAAAGAGCAACCGATTTGGATTAGACACGTGCTAATTCCAACCAAGACAGATGATCCAGAAGATTTAACAAAGCTCCACGAATTCATTCAAACTCTTCCAAATGTAAAACAAGTGGATGTACTTCCATACCATACAATGGGCGTTTATAAGTGGAAAGAAATGGGCATTCGTTATCCGTTAGAAGGAATCGAGGCGCCAGAAGAAGAAGTGGTAGCACTTGCCAATAAAATCTTAGAAACTAGTAGTTATAAATAG
- a CDS encoding RicAFT regulatory complex protein RicA family protein, whose amino-acid sequence MTVSKDEIMKKATELRDALQQTEEVSFYRVAEERINANSKVAAKVSKIKLLQKEAVNLEHYQKLEAMKQTENQIDNVRADIDSLPIVTEFRRAQEDANDLLQSITTEITTKVTTELEKEN is encoded by the coding sequence GTGACAGTTTCAAAAGACGAAATCATGAAAAAAGCAACTGAACTTCGTGATGCGCTTCAACAAACGGAAGAAGTATCGTTCTACCGCGTTGCCGAAGAAAGAATCAATGCGAATTCCAAAGTAGCAGCGAAAGTTTCTAAAATAAAATTACTTCAAAAAGAAGCAGTAAACTTAGAGCATTATCAAAAACTTGAAGCAATGAAGCAGACAGAGAATCAAATTGATAACGTTCGCGCAGATATTGATTCACTTCCGATTGTAACAGAATTTAGACGTGCCCAAGAAGACGCCAATGATCTTTTACAATCAATTACAACAGAAATCACAACAAAAGTAACTACCGAGCTTGAAAAAGAAAATTAA
- a CDS encoding TIGR00282 family metallophosphoesterase, producing the protein MKILFIGDVVGSIGRDAITEYLPQLKKKYKPTITVINGENAASGRGITEKIYKDFLELGANAVTLGNHTWDNRDIFEFIDDAKYLVRPANFPDDTTPGTGMVFVKSNQHEIAVINMQGRTFLADLDDPFRKMDTLIEEAKKRTNIIFVDFHAETTSEKEAMGWYLDGRVTAVVGTHTHVQTSDNRILPEGTAYLTDTGMTGPYDAILGMEKEAVIRRFKTALPTRFEVPKTGRAVLSGCLITLDESTGKAQKIDRILINEDHPFSFD; encoded by the coding sequence ATGAAAATTTTATTTATTGGTGACGTAGTTGGTTCTATCGGACGCGATGCCATAACAGAATATTTACCACAGTTAAAGAAAAAATATAAACCTACTATCACGGTGATTAACGGTGAAAATGCAGCGAGTGGGCGTGGGATTACAGAGAAAATTTATAAAGATTTTCTGGAGCTTGGTGCTAATGCTGTAACACTTGGGAACCATACATGGGATAACCGTGATATTTTCGAATTTATTGACGACGCGAAATATTTAGTGCGACCAGCAAACTTTCCAGATGATACGACGCCTGGAACAGGAATGGTTTTTGTGAAAAGCAATCAGCATGAAATTGCCGTTATCAACATGCAAGGTCGGACTTTTCTAGCAGATTTAGACGATCCATTCCGCAAAATGGACACTTTGATAGAAGAAGCAAAAAAACGGACTAACATTATTTTTGTGGATTTTCATGCAGAAACTACTAGTGAAAAAGAAGCAATGGGTTGGTATTTGGATGGTCGTGTTACGGCTGTTGTGGGTACACATACCCATGTGCAAACATCTGATAACCGTATTCTTCCAGAAGGGACAGCTTATCTGACGGATACAGGCATGACTGGTCCTTACGATGCTATCCTTGGAATGGAAAAAGAAGCTGTTATCCGTCGTTTTAAAACGGCGTTACCAACTAGGTTCGAAGTTCCAAAAACGGGTCGAGCAGTCTTGTCTGGCTGTTTAATCACACTTGACGAAAGCACTGGGAAAGCACAAAAAATTGATCGAATTCTCATCAACGAAGACCACCCATTTTCTTTTGATTAA